In Triplophysa rosa linkage group LG2, Trosa_1v2, whole genome shotgun sequence, the genomic window GTCATAGAGTTGATTTAGAGTAGATCCCGCTGTCACCGCACACCTGCACTAAACCCAAATGCTTAatataatcaaacagattaagtaatgtaagcttcattttatgaaaaagtgctacttaattattttaagttcctgaaacacatttttacttttgagtaaagtatGATGATTACATTTGACTAACTTGAAGTTttgactaaaactcaaaaaaaaaaaattgctccttgttcaatttacttaattgaaACACATTAACTCAACACAATTGGTCGAGAAGGATTtccatttcccagcatgctttgcgtcagactgcattaggacaataaatgtaaaaatatgattattgtatgtgttttaaGTTAAAGAcgtgttagtgtttaatgttcacttatCTTGGATATGTAGAAGAGtttaacatatttttcagttctgtggtgaccgttgttcagaagagtggtgcatgtgGGAGGCCACATGAAACATGTGACATGTCAGTGAGCAatgactgtgctaatgccagttctgagatcagtcttGTCTTGCTCATTATGGGTTGCATGAGGTAAGGTGTTTGATTTAAGCATATTGAGACTaagaaatatgtttaaaaaaatgagtttaGCTTACTTAAAAATGCAACTTTGTGTACTTATTTTATGAGTTCTGTCTACTTAATTTCATGAAAAGgatgaattaaatatttaagtcacATTTACTAAGTACGTTAAGTTAACCGTGATTAAAATTTGAGAGTAAAAAAAATTGAGGCAACCAGTTTTGCCAATTTATCCGGGTTTACGGTACACGAACGGAATAAATCACAATTAATTGGTGTTAAAAACGTTTTCCAAGGTACTGATTCGGATGATGAGGGGTAGTCGCTATCTATCTCCAACACATTTCCAGCCCCTcgctatttttttaaatgagcgTGATAAAAAGATGGCCATTCAATTACGGCACGATCTTCTTATCACTGACATTCAGAACAGAGAGAAAAGCCACAgcgtaaagagagagagagagagagagacagaaagagtgaTGGGGGGGTTGGTGGTGGTCTTATCTCAGCGCTCCAGCAGTCTCGACTGCAGCCCCTCGCTGGAATGAGCTCCCACAGgacatctctcgctctctctctctctctctctctctctctgtatgccATTGTGCCTTGGCCACCTTCAGACTTCAAATAGCCTCTATAAATAACTGTTAAACCTTCAGCATTCACTTGGGGGAACTGACGCTGTTTGCCTGGACAAAAGCATCTGAAACAGCCACACTGGGCAGTGTTTGGACACAGAGACACGCGGGGTAAATACGTGTGTCCAAAAGCAATAAACACAGACAGTAATGGGACACTAACAGCCTGCGATCAGAACGCTCTTTCAGATAGAACAAAAGAAGGGTGAGAAAGTAGCATGCTGTTCAAATCCAATGTCTTTTGACTGTTCTTTTTATTAAACACTATTAGGTCAAATCTATCGCCTCCATTATTGCACTATCAACAGTATCTTAATACTCAAATAATCTGATTTAACAAAAATGTGATGAATTCATACGAGTGGCAATTTTTGACTTGACTGCAGATTTTAATGTCATCACAAACCAGAGAACAGCTGGAGATAATTCTCATTATGTGACATTACTGGACTGAGAAGCAAAAGACTTGTAGACTTGTGTCGTCATGTAATAATCCTGTCTAAGAGTAATTGCGAAAATTCGGTCATGATTTACACCCTTCgacttgttccaaacctgtacaatattttggttctgttgaaaacaaagaaacgtaattggaagaatgttagcaagtgacgtttctgggacatcattgactatcataaaaataattgtatgtattttttgttctgttacacacaaaagaagatattttgaaaaatgtatgaaagcaaacagttcttgggcacctttgactaccattgtaatttttcttactatggtagtcaatggaggccaagaaATGTCaatgctgacattcttccaaatatctttctttgtgttcaaccaaacaaagaaatgtatgcaggctTGGAAGAGAATGAGTAATTCTTGTGTAACTTTAATTTAGGAGATGTAATTTTTAGTAAATGTTTGTAATTTTGGTatttgcttttgtcattttatttatttgtttgtttttaatattgctgcacaggttttttccgtttttattttagttctatttttaatttacttttactttatttCCGGGTAATCATTTTCATGGTTTTAATCATTTTacaaatgaatttatttaattaaggttcattttttgtgaactacccctttagtAAGGTCTCATTTGTCCTTCCTGCAGGATCCCGTGTGACTGTACGCTCAGCTAGAGAATATTTAAAAGTATTGTTATATATTTAAAGTCCAGAATCCCGACAAAAGAAACACACGGGTTTATACAACAGCAGTGTATCTGTTAGAGTTCATAGGAAATAAGTTTACTTTAAATAGACAAGAAAAGTTGAGCGTGCAGTCTATGtgatatgtaaaatattttgaattataaatgttataaattagcttctgtttttatatttttagttttcatgcattttttagtttgtatatatatttgtactttttattttgttttgtcattttattatttatttatttttaacattgatatataggtttattttatttcagttctAGTTTTAgttcaaatgtaatttatttccaCTTAAACAATTTAAGTGCTTTAATTTACTTGTAgtttcattaatatttgtgtcttttgttgatatagtttttatgttaatttttgtaattttggtatgtgcttttgtcatttatttgtttgcttatttgtttatttttaatattgcctGCACAGGTTTTCTCCGTTTTTATCTTAGTTctatttttaatttacttttactttatttCCGGGTAATCATTTTGTTGgttttaataattttacatGTGAATTTACTTAATTAAGGTTTGGAAGAGAATGAGTCATTTGTgacagaactatccctttaataaggTCCCATTGGTCCTTCCTGCAGGATCCCGTGTGATTGCGAGCTCAGGTAGAGAATATTGAAAAGTTGTTTGGGTTTGAGTTTGGTTTCGGAGAGAGAACATGGGTCTTTCGCTCAAGTTTTTGGCAGCTCTGAAAGGCGTCCGTGCAGGTGCAGGGTGTGTGGAGCAGTGGGTCTGTATATGAATAGGGTGGTGAATTCAGTCGAGTCCTAAGAAACCCCTCCGAGCTTCTCCGTCCTCTGCCTGACTCCTAATCCCTCCATAATCCCATTATGCAAATCCCTCACAATTCTCAGAGAGACTTTTAACACAGCAGCGTGCATCTAAAAACAACACTCGACGGTTTGGAGGAGAACAGAAACTATTGCAGCAGCGAGACGGCAGCTTTTGATCTGGGGGCCGGATAGAAGTGCGAAAGGGAGGCGAGAAGAGAGCTCTGCGACTTCAGGGACCCTTCAGGGCCCCAAAGAATGTACTGATCCACAAGCTTGCCCCTGTCATAACCCAGAGTCATTTATATGAAGCCCCAGGACATACGAAACAAGATTACCATCATTCAGACAAAAGACATATTATTACTCTGTCACAGTGAATATACGCAGTGATTTCTTTTGTCCAATCAGAGGAAGAGCTTTCATTATGATGTCACTTCACTATTGGATAGAGTCGCTGTCATAGATCTGTTAGCAGGTGGATGTCCAGCATCCCGACAAAAGAAACACGCGGGTTTATACAACAGCAGTGTATTTGTTAGAGTTCATAAGAAATAAGTTTACTTTGAATAGTCAAGAAAAGTTGAGCGTGCAGTCTATGGGATGTTCATATATTTTGAAtaagcatttgtttttatatttgtttagtttttttgcaattttggttttgtaattttatttattatttatttttaatattgatagtttattttatttcagttctAATTTTAGttcaaatgtaatttatgtGCACTTAAACAATTTAAGTGCTTTAATTTACttgtagttttattcatatttgtgttaatataaGATTTTGTTGATAttatagtttttatgttaatttgagTTAATTTTAcgatgcttttgtcattttattaatttttttgcttatttgtttatttttaatattgctgcacaagtttttttttcatttgaatattttccGGGCCATCATTTTAGTGgttttaataattttacatattaatttacttaatagaggtttcatttttttaattccgAGCATTCATTTGGGGATCTACACATACTTCAtgcaatgtgaaaaaaaattaagCTAAACATAATGTGGAAAATTACAAAATTCGTTAAATCTGGtattttgtattacattttttttttttacctgagCAGTCAAATATTTGCATATAACATATGTAAAATCAAAGCATAAAAATTGTTCAATCATTGAGCCAAAAGCTCACTTTACACACTAAGcagtttgttttacattacagAGTgggttttctttgtgtttaatccTCAAAGGCTGTGAATGTAAACATGATGCATTATGATCAtctatttaaatgcattaataaCAGATGTAAAAGCATTCAGGATGTGCTCAACCCCCCAAACTCTCGTCCAACGACGTCACACATCAGCTCAACTATAAAGATGCGAGACGCAAGCCAAAGCCCAACCCACCCTCATATCCTccctttctcgctctctcttttctGTTGGGTGAAAAGCTCAGTGGATGTCAGAGAGCTGAGACTCATCGGTCACCTCCCAGCAAATATCTCACTGCAGTCTTtcggaaacatttttttttttatttaaaatttgctAAATTTACAGCCTGGTGTTCCACAGTTCATAGATCTCAAAGGAAACGGAAAGAGGTAAGACACTTGTACCCCCTTTTTAAATTTGaaattttttcaaatgtatttttactttatCCAAAGCTGTGTCAGTGGTACGAACCCGTGATCTCTGTATCTCCGCAGCATCAGCACCACAGCATCATGACCAGAAAGGTGTTCACCAATACTCGCGAGCGCTGGCGCCAGCACAACGTGAACACAGCCTTCGCGGAGCTGAGGAAACTCATCCCCACACACCCGCCCGAGAAGAAGCTGAGCAAGAACGAGATCCTGCGGCTGGCCATGCGCTACATCAACTTTCTGGTGACTCTGCTGGACAAGCAGGGTGGAGAACCGTCGGCTCAGTCGCAAGCcgctcttctctctctgctggCGGGGAACATGCAGAACCTGCGTACAGAACGCAACTGGACCAGCGACACCGACCCGCCATCACCCGGATCCAGCTGCGACAGCTCTGAAGCATGGTGATGAAGCTGAACTGAGGTGTGGACTTAATATTGGTGGATTGTGACGTTTAATGGAAGAAAATGTGAATGTCATGTTATGGAGATGTAAAGATTGAATGGGTTCCGGGAGCTCTGAACGTTTATGTTCACAATAACACCTTCCTTTTGTTTCACGTGGACACAGCTGATCTGTGTAAACTCAGAACTGAAATAAGGCTGGCATTCTGTACTGATGCttactgtaaaaaactgaaacctaCATCATTTTCGAGCTCACGCATTATGGATGCACTTTAAAAGCATCTCCACTAGATGTATtcatttcactttatttcttgTCTGAATTAACCCTGAAGATTGTTTTATTCCTAAAGGCGGTCCAACCTCCTGGGATCTGGAAATTCAATATGTttgattgtatttatttatatttattatttatatgtaaaCGGAGTGCATGTATTTATTGGAAGTTTCTATCAGTTCATTTACTCCAcagcacactgcaaaaaaatctcACTCtggtttttgtttgcttttccaATGCAGTTATATACCCATCCCTAAAAACTAGATATATTTAGCTAAGCGAGATTTTATGTATTGCTTTCAGAGAAATCTCACAAAATGTGGATTTATGATGTTCTtgcttaaaataacaaaaagctaTTTGCCAGTGAggtgaaaataaaacatgatcaacacattctaattcaaaaatctttttttttttttatataagcaTAAACTTCTGTTTATTTTCTGAATTCAAGAcaagtaaatatttaaataaaatgtaaaaaagtgtgAAAAAAGAGTAAGAGGTTGTTTTTGCAGTGTACAAAATATGTTTCGCCAAAgattatttttgtgcatttattATTCAGAATTGTAGAATGCTGGGGTTTTTTTGTCAATCAAATTATTGTGTTattaatacttaaaaaatatattatttattgtgtTAATTTATTAGTCTCTTGATAATAAAAAATGCTTTGAAAACTCAAAGACCTTCAGCAAATTTACTTACCCCCCAATAACCAGTTTGTGTGGGTCTGTTCTGAgtactctgattggctgtggtgGTGTGGTCAGATAAATGTCCACTGCTAAGGATGTTTAAGAGACGTGTGACCATAGCGATGACCCCTGTAAGTGTCCGAGACACATGAGAGAGGGGATAGTAAACACAGCTTAACTTTTGGTCTAATGGCAGAGGTCAGAGAGTCAAAATCCGCACTCGCCAGTGTCCAATCAGGCGCACAGAAAGAcgatgtgtgtatgtttgtctttgtgtcatTTTCAAATCTCAATATAGGAGACGACATCTGATAGGTGACATGTTTATATGAAGATGATATAGAAGGAAAATGCATCAAATTTATATAGATGTTTGAGACTGGGTTTACTTTACGTAAAGGAAACAAAGCCTACATATTATGACCATAATATCACATTAATATGATTTATTCTGATTTGTGTACATCCCCATTCTCATTACtatatacttaaaaaaaatcctaattACTTTTTTGTGAAAAATCATATGTTAGTATTGATGCACAGTGGTAAATAATTCATTAAATTGAACtctcatttcaaataaaatgccGTCATTATGGTAATGCAGCTTAGTTTTCtttatgcaaaaaaatgtatgttgaaCTATGACATGTAAATTACTTTGTGACATGCACTCAACCATGAGATGAAATAATATGCATGTTCGGATCAGTCCAGTAAGGCGTCTACTGCATTTAACCTaatgtgtaaaaaatattgatgtagTTTAGCTGTGTTAGGATCATGGAAGCAGAAGAGAGGGTCTGTGGACAGCTGCTTAAAATCCTCATTACTAattaacatttaacacaatcacaaacacaaacacgccgTGATCCTAAAGCCAAACACAGAAAACCAAAGTGAACATTTAAGGTTTTTAAGGAATTTGAGCCGATTCAGAAAATACACGAACAGTTCTTTGTGTTGCTTTTGTATCCGTTTTATTTGAATGACAGCAGCACACAAGGATCCACAAGTTTGTGCAAAACCTGATGATTCATGTTATTCCGGCATAATCTGAGAATGTTACATCTTCCAAAAAGCATCTTGTGTGCATCaataaaagcaaagaaataCGACCTTTCctcacaaatgtgtttttcatttttagtgtcCTAGAAATATTCGTTTTTCAAAGGAAAAAAATGCCAGATTTTCACATTCAAACCTTTAGTTTTGTAACGTATAAATCCTGCATTCATACACACGTGACTTCCATCTTAAAGGCCAACGTTgttagaataaataaacaataataatgaataacaaataataaacaaaatctaTTTCAGCTCCTCTGCAGCATTCTGCTCCTCTCCATCCAAGTGTCCAGCTCTCTTCCACAGTTCCACTCCAAGCATGCGCTTAATCTTCTATTGAGGGTGCTTTTCCTTATCGCCGCCTCACACTCTGCCTAAATCTGTTATCACAATAGAGCAGATCGTGGGCCGCCCCCCCCTCGCATGCATTCACTCCTGCGCTCCGTTGCCCTCCCCTGAATCGCTCTGAATGCAGAAGAGTCTCTGGTGCCAAACGATTAGCCCTGATCTCTTTATACGTCTAAACCAATTCACATGCTGCATGTTACATTTTTCCCACTCCGTCTGAGGCCCGCCTCCCAAAACGGGCCTGGAGGGGTCATAAATCCTTATAGTTGCCCTCAACCAACTAAAGAAGGGgtgcgagagagcgagagggtaGAAAGTGTTATCTGTGCGAGACAGGAGAGGCCGGTTAGAGTGCAGGCAGGTGCGTCGCTGGCTGGAGGGACGGCCATTGTTGTCTGGACAGCAGCCCTCTTCTCTAGAGCACTTTTTTATGGCACGCTGACAATCCGATGATCTGTAATCAGATTAGGCAAATCTATACTCCAAAAAGCAAAATGCTGTAACTTACAGAGAAAGGAAGAAGGAAAGACATTTTAGTCGGAGGCGGCTGAATTTGGAGCCCTAAGTAATTCATGTATGGGGATCCAGTCCACCAACTATATTACTTTTGAACCTTTTTTGATCTCTCACAAATCGCACTGGGTTTAGATTTAACCCCGAGTTTAAACAactaaaggctaaaatacactacaagacttttgctcagattttctgtctgtgccagtctgcagatttgatcagttagtgtgtttctatctgaaactttcaaaaagtctgcaagtgtatgatgtctagttttaaaaaaatctgttcagattttaagtcttgtagtgtgttcCAGCCATAAGTCTGAAAAACAATTAAACCTCATATACACAACACTcactaataaaacaaataaacacaaggaATGGTgtaaattttaataaaatgtaattggtAAATATTGTATCTTCTCAATGCGAAATTAAGTTAATAACACCACCCCGCTCTCCAGAAAATTTTCAAAACCGAATATgcagcgctgcgcagaccgatcggcgtatgaatgacatcatcaaagagtcgccgatcggtctgcgcagcgctgcataaacacacattttgacTTTTAATTATCTCGTATAAAGTTTGACAGGTGTTTTGGCCGTCACTTAACTCTGCTGTCTGTGTTGTTCGTGGCCGGCACATATCATTTTCCGTGGCCGGTGTTGTGTAATATTCAGTTCCCGTGAAAAACTGTTCCGGTGGGCGGGGTTAGTGTGAATATTCACATACATGGAACCACATTTGAGAGTAATTGCAGTCAATGAAagttatgaaaagaaaaaatccACAGCAACTAGGACCCAGTTTagcttgaaaataaatgccaaaAACAAGAGAAATGTGTTCATTCAATTTAGTAGGCCTATCATTTAGTGTCATCCACTTAAGATACACAGTAAAAAACATTGCCATATGGCCATGAGAAAGCGTTTTTATAAATCCACATGCAAACTAAGCATTTTAATCACATTATGTGGTTAAATCTAAATATCTAAACGGGGCATATGACCATTCGCTTTATTACCTTAACGAAATAATTCACCAAACTAGGGAAGAGAGCGCCATAACAACACACTCCATTCCAGTCGCTTGCGCTCAAAGGCCACGCCCACCGCGGAACGATCAATGAATATTAACACTAACCCCGCCCATTGGAAGAGTTTTTCACGGGAGCTGAATATTACACAACACCGGGAAAGGGTTGTGTCTGGCGGCAGACGGGTTGCCATGGCTGCAGCTGCTGCGCTGACAGACAGCGGTTGAGTTTGTGCTGGAAAAAAACGAATCTTTGGGGAACCTTGTATCTTGCTGCGCTCGTGTACCCGCACTGCATCTAGAACTTTCACTTCTCTTAAATCCAACTTTCTCTAACCAGCCAGCGTCGAGCTGCTCGCGCATGCGCACTGATATTGGAACGGTCCACTGCAATCCTTAATAGGGGGACCAGGTATTCGTGCAAGTTTACTGGTAACGTTAAAACATGGCCAGCTTTATACTGGTCAAACAAAATATGATGTAAAATGAATATATTGTGTTTGATACATATAGGCGTCTCGATATTTTCCCACCCTAACGTTACTTGTTGGTTAAGTGCACTCCGAGGAAAACTTTGGAACGTTTGACTTCTTGTAAGCTTAAAAGCAGTTATCGTGAGTTTGTTCAAACATGTGGGTcgttaattaa contains:
- the tal2 gene encoding T-cell acute lymphocytic leukemia protein 2, whose amino-acid sequence is MTRKVFTNTRERWRQHNVNTAFAELRKLIPTHPPEKKLSKNEILRLAMRYINFLVTLLDKQGGEPSAQSQAALLSLLAGNMQNLRTERNWTSDTDPPSPGSSCDSSEAW